In one window of Hyla sarda isolate aHylSar1 chromosome 1, aHylSar1.hap1, whole genome shotgun sequence DNA:
- the DIRAS2 gene encoding GTP-binding protein Di-Ras2: MPEQSNDYRVVVFGAGGVGKSSLVLRFVKGTFRESYIPTIEDTYRQVISCDKSICTLQITDTTGSHQFPAMQRLSISKGHAFILVYSVTSRQSLEELKPIYEQVCQIKGDVESIPIMLVGNKSDENQNREVDSSDGEAIAKKWKCAFMETSAKMNHNVKELFQELLNLEKRRTVSLQIDGKKSKQQKRKEKLKGKCVVM, from the coding sequence ATGCCTGAGCAAAGTAATGATTATAGAGTAGTAGTATTTGGAGCTGGAGGTGTGGGTAAAAGCTCCCTGGTCCTACGCTTTGTAAAAGGTACATTTCGAGAAAGCTACATACCAACTATTGAAGACACCTACAGGCAAGTGATCAGCTGTGACAAAAGTATATGTACTTTGCAAATTACCGACACCACTGGAAGTCACCAATTTCCAGCTATGCAGCgcctgtctatatcaaaaggacaTGCCTTCATTTTGGTTTACTCCGTCACCAGCAGGCAATCCCTGGAAGAACTTAAGCCAATCTATGAACAGGTTTGCCAGATTAAAGGGGATGTAGAGAGCATTCCTATTATGCTGGTTGGAAATAAAAGTGATGAAAACCAAAACAGAGAGGTGGACAGCTCGGATGGAGaagcaatagcaaaaaaatggaaatgtgCCTTCATGGAGACATCTGCCAAGATGAACCACAATGTAAAGGAGCTGTTTCAAGAGCTTCTAAACCTTGAGAAACGCAGGACTGTGAGCCTTCAGATAGATGGCAAGAAGAGCAAGCagcagaaaaggaaagaaaaactgAAAGGCAAATGTGTTGTCATGTAA